The Thermocladium sp. ECH_B region GCGGATGGGGGGCCCCACGTTAAGAATACGGAGGAGATAGGCATGATTGAGCTAATTAAGGTGGAGAATCGTGGGAAAGGCAGGAAAAGAATGTATTACACTGTCAATCCCTAACTTCGAATAGAGGCATTGAGAAATTACGAGTCATCATTGTGAAGGAATGAGCTTGGGCAATATGTATTTTTCAATTAAATCATCCCTTAACTCCTTGGTGCCTAGGCACTTTGCCGCCGCCNCTCTATAAGTTGGTTCATGTATTGTGGACTCAATNACCTTCACCTCGGCCTCCGTCGCGATATCAACCTTATTTATTGCAACAACTAGGGGCACCTTAAATGCCGTCCTAACCTCGTTGAGTAGGTTTAATTGATTATCAATGGTGTTTCCGCTATGGGGAGTGGGGTCCATGACCATTATTATGACATGCGCCAAGTGTCTCATGGCTAATATTGCTTGGAGCTCAATGTTATTCCTCTCGCTGAGGGGCCTATCCAGGAGGCCCGGCGTATCCAGCACCTGCACCGCGGAGTCGCCGAATAACTTGATGTGGCCCACGATTATTTTCTTAGTTGTGAACGGGTAATCAGCTATCTCGGGCTTAGCCGTGGNTATGCAGTTAACTAGGCTGCTCTTGCCCGTGTTCGGCATTCCGGCCACCACTATAGTTGGAAGCGATGCATTTATGCTTGGCATTGATTTAATGCGGGGAGCCACTAGCCTAAGCAGCTCCATGTCTCTCGATAAGTCATTGATTAGATCCATCATCCTAGCCAGATATGCTCTCCTCGCCCTAATTATGTCCCCCCTATTGGCCGCTGCCTTAATCATCATCAAGCTCTCCCTCCGTATTGACTTA contains the following coding sequences:
- a CDS encoding GTP1/OBG family GTP-binding protein; the encoded protein is MSMNIPSARELLNTFMDRYKTAEARYKRRGMEAMRNLEAVRIKKSSDYVSTRLRDIALSMPFLKDLHPFYRELLLLEIREEDYRHSLSKIFNASRAVKSIRRESLMMIKAAANRGDIIRARRAYLARMMDLINDLSRDMELLRLVAPRIKSMPSINASLPTIVVAGMPNTGKSSLVNCIXTAKPEIADYPFTTKKIIVGHIKLFGDSAVQVLDTPGLLDRPLSERNNIELQAILAMRHLAHVIIMVMDPTPHSGNTIDNQLNLLNEVRTAFKVPLVVAINKVDIATEAEVKVIESTIHEPTYRXAAAKCLGTKELRDDLIEKYILPKLIPSQ